In the genome of Flavobacterium panacagri, one region contains:
- a CDS encoding aminopeptidase P N-terminal domain-containing protein produces MKQFLLLFVFIISFSGIHSQENLPTDFLSKEFHKGRREAFRNLMPANSAAVVFSYPERVFSKDINYTYHANPDLYYLTGYKEPDAVLLLFKEPQGDEKYTEVLFVRERNAAQETWTGRRLGVEGAKSKLGFTTVYNGKDFNTFVIDFKKIDKIIYDKIPTDLGKNKTGFDLFGLIESFKSKASIKTDDEAPVLLFNTITNSLREIKTPEEIDLMRKSVKLSCIAHNEVMKAVGPDMSENEADGIHRYIHRHYGAEDEGYPPIVGAGANGCILHYGENNATKMDNQLLLMDVGSEYHGYSADVTRTVPANGKFTEEQKAIYQLVYEAQEEVFKICKVGTPFQDLNKKAREVITTGLIKLGIITDPKDVKIYYPHSCSHFLGLDVHDKGNYMSTLKENMIFTVEPGIYIPANSKCDKKWWNIGVRIEDDILITKNSYENLSVESPRKWQDVEALAKQKSTFNGMKFPKI; encoded by the coding sequence ATGAAGCAATTTCTATTATTGTTTGTCTTTATTATTAGCTTTTCCGGAATTCATTCACAGGAAAATTTGCCAACAGATTTCCTTTCAAAAGAATTTCACAAAGGCCGCCGTGAAGCTTTTAGAAATTTAATGCCCGCCAATTCGGCTGCCGTAGTTTTTTCTTATCCCGAAAGAGTATTTTCAAAAGACATTAATTATACGTATCACGCAAATCCTGATCTATATTACTTAACTGGTTACAAAGAACCAGATGCCGTTTTATTGCTTTTTAAAGAACCGCAAGGGGATGAAAAATATACTGAAGTTCTTTTTGTGAGAGAAAGAAATGCTGCGCAGGAAACCTGGACAGGTAGACGTTTAGGTGTTGAAGGTGCAAAATCTAAATTAGGTTTTACCACTGTTTATAACGGAAAAGATTTTAATACTTTCGTCATTGACTTCAAAAAAATTGATAAAATTATCTACGATAAAATTCCAACAGACCTCGGGAAAAATAAAACAGGTTTTGATCTTTTTGGCTTAATTGAATCGTTCAAATCTAAAGCTTCCATTAAAACTGATGATGAAGCGCCTGTATTGCTTTTCAATACAATCACTAATTCTTTAAGAGAAATAAAGACTCCTGAAGAAATAGACTTAATGCGAAAATCGGTTAAACTTTCCTGCATTGCACATAATGAAGTAATGAAAGCGGTTGGGCCAGACATGAGCGAAAACGAAGCAGACGGAATCCACAGATACATTCACAGACATTATGGAGCCGAAGATGAAGGTTATCCACCGATTGTTGGCGCTGGAGCAAATGGTTGTATTTTACACTATGGAGAAAACAATGCAACCAAAATGGACAATCAATTACTATTGATGGATGTTGGTTCTGAATACCACGGTTATTCTGCCGATGTGACTCGAACAGTTCCTGCAAACGGAAAATTCACTGAAGAACAAAAAGCAATCTATCAATTGGTTTATGAAGCTCAGGAAGAGGTTTTTAAAATTTGCAAAGTCGGAACTCCTTTTCAGGATTTAAATAAAAAAGCAAGAGAAGTGATTACAACCGGATTAATCAAATTAGGAATTATTACAGATCCAAAAGACGTTAAAATTTATTATCCGCACAGCTGTTCGCACTTTCTTGGTTTAGATGTTCACGATAAAGGAAATTATATGAGCACCTTAAAAGAAAACATGATTTTTACTGTTGAACCAGGAATTTATATTCCAGCCAATAGCAAATGTGATAAGAAATGGTGGAACATCGGTGTTCGAATAGAAGATGATATTTTAATCACCAAAAATTCATACGAAAACCTTTCGGTAGAATCACCAAGAAAATGGCAGGATGTCGAAGCTTTGGCTAAACAGAAAAGTACTTTTAATGGAATGAAGTTTCCTAAAATCTAG
- a CDS encoding NAD(P)/FAD-dependent oxidoreductase, which produces MPKELLLQVTPEIAANESLLKDHLSKQIKVSVQEIQHVSILKRSIDARQKAIKINLKVVIYLKGEPFQETKIELPIYKDVSNAQEVIVVGAGPAGLFAALQLVELGLKPIVLERGKDVRGRRRDLKAINREHIVNEDSNYCFGEGGAGTYSDGKLYTRSKKRGDVTRILELLVAFGASEDILVEAHPHIGTNKLPKIIEDIREKIREFGGQVLFETRVDDILIKNNEVEGIVTQNGDKIHANKLILATGHSARDIFELLDKKKILIEAKPFALGVRAEHAQELIDSIQYSCDFRGEHLPPAPYSIVKQVNGRGMYSFCMCPGGVIAPCATSPGEVVTNGWSPSKRDQSTANSGIVVELKLEDFKPFAKFGALAGMEFQKSIEQKAWHLAGETQKVPAQRMIDFTKSKVSADIPKTSYVPGTTSVELGQVFPGFLTQIMRQGFQDFGKSMKGYLTNEAILHAPESRTSSPVRIPRDPMTYEHLQIKGLYPCGEGAGYAGGIISAAIDGEKCALMIAESLK; this is translated from the coding sequence ATGCCTAAAGAACTTTTACTTCAAGTTACACCCGAAATTGCTGCAAATGAATCATTGCTAAAAGACCATTTGTCTAAGCAGATTAAAGTTTCTGTTCAAGAAATTCAGCATGTTTCTATTTTAAAACGCTCAATTGATGCACGTCAGAAAGCGATTAAAATCAACTTGAAAGTGGTTATTTATTTGAAGGGTGAACCTTTTCAGGAAACGAAAATTGAGCTTCCAATATATAAAGACGTTTCAAATGCGCAGGAAGTAATTGTGGTTGGTGCTGGTCCAGCCGGACTTTTTGCAGCATTGCAATTGGTTGAATTAGGCTTAAAGCCAATTGTACTCGAAAGAGGAAAAGACGTTCGCGGACGTCGACGCGATTTAAAAGCAATAAATAGAGAACATATCGTTAATGAAGATTCGAATTATTGTTTTGGAGAAGGTGGAGCAGGAACGTATTCTGACGGTAAATTATACACTCGTTCTAAAAAGCGAGGCGATGTAACCAGAATTTTAGAGCTTTTGGTTGCTTTTGGTGCTTCAGAAGATATTTTGGTTGAAGCCCATCCGCATATTGGAACAAATAAATTACCTAAAATTATCGAAGATATCCGTGAAAAAATTAGAGAATTTGGCGGACAGGTTTTGTTTGAAACCCGTGTTGATGATATTCTGATAAAAAATAATGAAGTCGAAGGAATTGTAACGCAGAATGGAGATAAGATTCATGCTAATAAATTGATTTTAGCAACAGGACATTCGGCGCGTGATATTTTTGAATTATTAGATAAAAAGAAAATTTTAATAGAAGCAAAACCTTTTGCTTTAGGCGTTCGTGCAGAACATGCGCAAGAACTTATTGACAGTATTCAATACAGCTGTGATTTCCGTGGAGAACATTTACCTCCTGCGCCTTACTCAATTGTAAAGCAGGTAAACGGACGTGGTATGTATTCGTTCTGTATGTGTCCGGGTGGTGTAATTGCACCTTGTGCTACAAGTCCGGGTGAGGTTGTTACAAACGGCTGGTCGCCATCTAAACGGGATCAATCTACAGCAAATTCTGGAATTGTAGTCGAATTGAAATTGGAAGATTTTAAACCTTTTGCAAAATTTGGCGCTTTGGCTGGAATGGAATTTCAAAAAAGTATCGAACAAAAAGCATGGCATTTGGCTGGGGAAACTCAAAAAGTTCCAGCACAACGAATGATCGATTTTACAAAAAGCAAAGTTTCGGCAGATATTCCAAAAACCTCTTATGTTCCGGGAACTACTTCAGTAGAATTGGGACAGGTTTTCCCGGGGTTCTTAACTCAGATTATGCGTCAGGGATTTCAGGATTTTGGTAAATCAATGAAAGGGTATTTAACCAATGAAGCAATTTTACATGCACCGGAAAGCAGAACCTCATCGCCAGTCAGAATTCCGCGTGATCCTATGACTTACGAGCATTTGCAAATCAAAGGATTATATCCTTGCGGAGAAGGTGCTGGTTATGCCGGTGGAATCATTTCTGCGGCCATTGATGGCGAAAAATGTGCCTTGATGATTGCGGAGTCCTTGAAATAA
- a CDS encoding SMI1/KNR4 family protein — MTIKDIETKYGFEYPLLYKQLDADGMLDVGEYGPNWFTEVYPTLKDNPPLLLHSYDFESLNLKSVAEEIEELRAPEDYRNINPEFKFIPFAKSGGGDHYCFFLNEEENGDVPIVFVWHDSNEVNYLAKNLQDFIFKVLLIDMSQQDLYNELSDEEFRSDLESVFKSHKKYLTERQNEILESILKREIIDYEINVSPKIVETARGLLTDHELESIVNEVIPFDKMNKSFKYSNE; from the coding sequence ATGACTATAAAAGACATTGAAACAAAATACGGATTCGAATATCCGCTTCTATACAAACAACTAGATGCCGATGGTATGCTGGATGTTGGAGAATACGGCCCAAATTGGTTTACAGAAGTTTATCCAACTTTAAAAGATAATCCGCCTTTACTTTTGCATTCTTACGATTTTGAATCTCTCAATTTAAAATCGGTTGCTGAGGAAATAGAGGAACTGAGAGCTCCGGAAGATTATCGAAATATCAATCCTGAATTTAAATTTATTCCGTTTGCAAAAAGTGGTGGCGGAGATCATTACTGCTTTTTTCTTAACGAAGAAGAAAATGGAGATGTACCAATTGTTTTTGTATGGCACGATTCTAATGAAGTCAATTATCTAGCTAAAAACCTTCAGGATTTTATTTTTAAAGTTTTATTGATCGATATGTCACAACAGGATTTGTATAATGAACTGAGTGACGAAGAATTTAGAAGTGACTTAGAATCGGTTTTTAAATCTCATAAAAAATATTTAACAGAGCGTCAGAACGAGATTTTAGAATCTATTTTAAAACGCGAAATTATCGATTATGAAATTAATGTTTCTCCCAAAATAGTGGAAACGGCAAGAGGTTTATTAACGGATCATGAATTAGAATCCATCGTTAATGAAGTGATTCCTTTTGATAAAATGAATAAAAGTTTTAAATATTCGAACGAATAA
- a CDS encoding DUF6630 family protein: MKNFFSNLFNRNNDPQSIISFDVINPIYDYLYNESNSLEFKVKRIPDSVFVNLYSIPYSLDHEEGRAEVKKAGFNNAYEVLNELYKKLNIGTLTEEMIQEGLEYDFIHIQFYSQPSQEMKKHFKRVINNFMIFFCCTNSLEINDIRILYSSSHFLDYTKGLLDSEFLDFNAPKNETQEIGIKDFKLVLQGICEYLNLEISKTVELPSSESVLFNENATIEDFKEFVNLVSRGTIEEEALNEYAENLFENFNDDTKEDYESTEQHFAFFESIDAWNSDWKFDPEDAEYFISEMLGEDFKFDYPEETYSHDLFPYIQSELAKSNRELLTYETFGDNYLFFIANKDEVERILELSELTKIEINQL, translated from the coding sequence ATGAAAAATTTCTTTTCCAATTTATTTAATAGAAATAACGATCCGCAATCCATCATTTCTTTTGATGTTATAAATCCGATTTATGATTATTTATATAATGAGTCGAATAGTTTAGAATTTAAGGTGAAAAGAATTCCGGATTCCGTTTTTGTTAATTTATATTCTATTCCGTATTCATTAGATCATGAAGAGGGAAGAGCAGAAGTTAAAAAAGCGGGATTTAATAATGCTTATGAGGTTTTAAATGAACTTTATAAAAAACTGAATATTGGAACTTTAACGGAGGAAATGATTCAGGAAGGATTAGAGTATGATTTTATTCATATTCAGTTTTATTCTCAGCCGAGTCAGGAAATGAAGAAACACTTTAAGCGTGTTATCAATAACTTCATGATTTTCTTTTGCTGTACCAATAGTTTAGAAATAAACGATATTAGGATTTTATATTCCAGCAGTCATTTTTTAGATTATACAAAAGGTTTATTAGACTCTGAATTTCTTGATTTTAACGCGCCTAAAAACGAAACTCAGGAAATTGGCATCAAAGATTTTAAATTGGTTTTACAGGGAATCTGTGAATATCTAAATCTTGAAATTTCCAAAACGGTAGAACTTCCTTCTTCTGAAAGTGTGTTATTTAATGAAAATGCAACTATCGAAGATTTTAAAGAGTTTGTTAATCTAGTTTCGAGAGGTACTATTGAAGAAGAGGCACTTAATGAATATGCTGAAAATCTTTTTGAAAATTTCAATGATGATACCAAAGAAGATTACGAAAGTACAGAACAACACTTTGCTTTTTTTGAAAGCATTGATGCCTGGAACAGCGACTGGAAGTTTGATCCTGAAGATGCCGAATATTTTATTTCTGAAATGCTTGGCGAAGATTTCAAATTCGATTATCCCGAGGAAACCTACAGCCACGATTTGTTCCCATACATTCAATCAGAGTTAGCAAAATCCAATCGGGAACTATTGACTTATGAGACTTTTGGTGATAATTATCTGTTTTTTATAGCCAATAAAGATGAAGTGGAAAGAATTTTAGAATTGTCTGAATTGACAAAGATTGAAATTAACCAGCTTTAA
- the tatC gene encoding twin-arginine translocase subunit TatC, producing the protein MAKKNLGEMSFLDHLEELRWLLVRSTIATIIMAIVTYFISDYLFDQIILGPIRPTFFTYVWFCDLSHSLGFADSICITELNFIIQNTEMEGQVNIFVWMCILAGFILSFPYILWEIWKFISPALYEKERKNAKLFIFVSSLLFFLGVLFGYFVVIPMSVNFVATFSVSDVVKNQFTLESYMGMVKTSVLGSAIFFELPIAIYFLTKLGLVTPEFLRKYWKYAVVLILIIAAIVTPPDVVSQTIVAIPMLIIYELSIWISKVVYKNKMKENV; encoded by the coding sequence ATGGCAAAGAAAAATCTTGGCGAAATGTCATTTTTGGATCATCTTGAAGAACTAAGATGGTTATTGGTTAGAAGCACAATTGCAACAATTATTATGGCAATTGTCACATATTTTATCAGTGATTATTTATTTGATCAAATTATTTTAGGCCCAATCAGACCAACGTTTTTTACTTACGTTTGGTTTTGTGATTTATCGCATTCATTGGGATTTGCAGACAGCATTTGTATTACGGAACTGAATTTTATTATTCAGAATACCGAAATGGAAGGTCAGGTTAATATCTTCGTATGGATGTGTATTCTAGCAGGTTTTATCCTAAGTTTTCCTTATATTTTATGGGAAATCTGGAAATTTATCAGTCCCGCTCTTTATGAGAAAGAAAGAAAAAATGCGAAATTATTCATTTTCGTTTCTTCTTTACTTTTCTTTTTAGGAGTATTGTTTGGCTATTTTGTCGTAATTCCAATGTCTGTAAACTTCGTAGCGACTTTCTCTGTGAGTGATGTTGTAAAAAACCAGTTTACACTTGAGTCTTACATGGGAATGGTAAAAACGAGCGTTCTTGGAAGTGCTATATTTTTTGAACTTCCAATCGCTATTTATTTCTTAACGAAATTAGGATTAGTAACTCCTGAATTCTTAAGAAAGTACTGGAAGTACGCTGTTGTACTTATTTTAATTATTGCTGCAATTGTTACTCCTCCAGACGTTGTGAGTCAAACTATTGTTGCAATTCCGATGCTAATCATATACGAATTAAGTATATGGATTTCGAAAGTTGTTTATAAAAATAAAATGAAAGAAAATGTCTGA
- a CDS encoding ABC transporter permease, producing MRILRFLLIKEFKQIFRNRAILAIILAMPVIQLIILPLAANYEVKNINLAVIDNDHSDYSRDLITKVTSSGYFRLTGYSQSYRKALHSVEEDKADIILEIPKNFEKELLTENQQQLFITINAVNGTKAGLGGGYISSIIQEYNNQIRIKNIVPDKFNPMPVIEITSSNWYNPNLNYQLYMVPGVLAMLVTLVGGFLSALNIVKEKEGGTIEQINVSPIKKYHFILGKLIPFWILGNVVFGLGLIVSWIFYGIVPLGSILLLYGFVVLYLLAILGFGLLVSTFCETQQQAMLIMFFFIMIFVLMGGLFTSIDSMPEWAKTVSRFNPVSYFIDVIRMVIIKGSTFQDIKPHMLIIICFAIVLNFAAVLNYRKTS from the coding sequence ATGAGAATATTACGTTTTTTACTAATCAAAGAATTCAAACAGATCTTTCGTAATCGGGCTATTTTGGCCATCATTTTAGCTATGCCGGTTATCCAGCTTATTATTTTACCGTTGGCGGCTAATTATGAAGTTAAAAATATCAATCTGGCGGTTATAGACAACGATCATTCCGACTATTCTAGAGATTTAATTACTAAAGTTACTTCATCGGGATATTTCAGACTTACAGGATATTCGCAATCCTATCGTAAAGCACTGCATTCGGTTGAAGAAGATAAGGCTGATATTATACTGGAGATTCCTAAAAACTTTGAAAAAGAATTACTGACCGAAAACCAGCAGCAGCTTTTTATCACCATAAATGCTGTAAACGGTACAAAAGCAGGACTTGGAGGCGGTTACATTTCTTCGATAATTCAGGAATACAACAATCAAATTCGGATAAAAAATATTGTTCCGGATAAATTCAATCCAATGCCTGTTATTGAGATTACCTCATCAAACTGGTATAATCCCAATTTAAATTATCAGCTTTATATGGTACCAGGTGTTTTGGCAATGTTGGTAACACTTGTCGGCGGATTTCTTTCGGCATTAAATATCGTAAAAGAAAAAGAAGGCGGAACAATCGAACAGATTAATGTTTCTCCCATAAAAAAATATCATTTTATATTAGGGAAATTAATTCCGTTTTGGATTTTAGGAAATGTAGTTTTTGGTTTAGGCTTGATTGTTTCGTGGATTTTTTACGGTATTGTTCCTCTCGGAAGCATCTTGCTTTTATATGGATTTGTTGTACTATATCTTTTAGCCATTTTGGGCTTTGGTCTTTTGGTTTCCACTTTTTGTGAGACACAGCAACAAGCCATGCTGATTATGTTTTTCTTTATTATGATTTTTGTTTTAATGGGTGGCCTTTTTACTTCGATAGACAGCATGCCGGAATGGGCTAAAACGGTTTCCAGATTTAATCCTGTAAGTTATTTTATCGATGTCATACGAATGGTTATTATTAAAGGAAGTACTTTTCAGGATATAAAACCTCACATGCTTATTATTATCTGTTTTGCAATTGTTCTAAATTTTGCTGCAGTTCTAAATTATAGAAAAACATCTTAA
- a CDS encoding quinone oxidoreductase family protein — MKALTFSTFGDSDVLEYIEIPNPQLKNDEILVEMKAIGLNFADVYRRKGNYHLKGNPPFIAGYEGAGIVVDANNHSEYKIGDRVAFADVPFANAELVAVNVNHVLPLPESISFETASSVLLQGLTAHYLATDSHKTVNGETVLIHAIAGGVGQILTQISKLLGATVIGLTSSADKAKIGFEQGADYVFLYNEDWKAEVFKITPKGVDAVYDSIGSTLMESFEVTKECGQVVFFGMAGGDPAPVDPRMLMDGSKTLTGGDLWSYLNSKEERIKRATQLFHWITEGKIKLSEPTSFKLSKGKLAHDFLESRKSTGKIILIP; from the coding sequence ATGAAAGCACTAACCTTCTCTACTTTTGGAGATTCAGATGTTTTAGAATATATAGAAATTCCAAATCCGCAATTGAAAAACGACGAGATTCTGGTCGAAATGAAAGCCATTGGATTAAACTTTGCAGATGTTTACCGTCGAAAAGGAAATTATCACTTAAAAGGAAATCCACCTTTTATTGCCGGTTACGAAGGTGCCGGAATTGTGGTCGATGCGAACAATCATTCGGAATATAAAATTGGTGATCGTGTGGCTTTCGCCGATGTTCCTTTTGCTAATGCAGAATTGGTTGCCGTTAATGTAAATCATGTTTTGCCTTTACCCGAAAGTATTTCGTTTGAAACTGCTTCTTCGGTTTTATTACAAGGTTTGACCGCTCATTATTTAGCTACTGACAGTCACAAAACAGTAAACGGAGAAACTGTTTTAATTCATGCTATTGCCGGCGGAGTTGGACAGATTCTAACGCAAATCAGCAAGCTTTTAGGCGCAACTGTTATCGGTTTAACCTCATCTGCTGATAAAGCTAAAATCGGATTTGAACAAGGCGCGGATTATGTTTTTCTTTATAATGAGGATTGGAAAGCTGAGGTTTTCAAAATTACTCCAAAAGGCGTTGACGCTGTCTATGACAGTATTGGAAGTACGTTAATGGAAAGTTTCGAAGTAACCAAAGAATGCGGACAAGTCGTTTTCTTCGGAATGGCGGGCGGAGATCCTGCACCAGTCGATCCAAGAATGTTAATGGATGGTTCCAAAACTTTAACAGGAGGCGATTTATGGAGTTATTTAAATTCTAAAGAAGAAAGAATCAAAAGAGCGACTCAGTTATTCCATTGGATTACGGAAGGAAAAATCAAACTTTCAGAACCCACTTCTTTCAAATTATCCAAAGGAAAATTGGCACATGATTTTCTGGAAAGTAGAAAAAGCACAGGGAAAATAATTTTGATACCCTAA
- the recQ gene encoding DNA helicase RecQ, whose amino-acid sequence MNSNEIEIHKELKKYFGFSQFKGLQEQVITSILGKTNTFVIMPTGGGKSLCYQLPALIQDGTAIVVSPLIALMKNQVDAIRSLSSENGIAHVLNSSLTKTEIAQVKKDITSGLTKLLYVAPESLTKEEYVSFLQSVPISFVAIDEAHCISEWGHDFRPEYRNLRHIIKQLGKVPIIGLTATATPKVQEDILKNLDMSDANTFKASFNRPNLYYEVRTKTKNIESDIIRFIKQHKGKSGIIYCLSRKKVESIAEVLQVNGISAVPYHAGLDAKTRAKHQDMFLMEDVDVVVATIAFGMGIDKPDVRFVIHHDIPKSLESYYQETGRAGRDGGEGHCLAYYSYKDVEKLEKFMSGKPVAEQEIGFALLQEVVAYAETSMSRRKFLLHYFGEEFDSETGEGADMDDNVRNPKSKVEAKEQVVKLLEIVRDTKHIYKSKEIVFTLIGRINAVIKAHKTDTQPYFGSGSDHDEKYWMALLRQVLVTGLLSKDIETYGVIKITQEGLDFIKNPVSFMMSEDHEYTEADDETIVTGGKSSGTADEVLTGMLRELRKKVAKKLGVPPFVVFQDPSLEDMALKYPITIQELYNIHGVGEGKAKKYGSEFVALIARYVEDNDIIRPDDLVVKSTGVNSANKLYIIQNIDRKLPLNDIASAKGLTMDALIKEMEQIVYSGTKLNIKYWIDDMLDDDQQEEIHDYFMESESDKIEDALKEFDGDYDIDELRLMRIKFISEVAN is encoded by the coding sequence ATGAATTCAAACGAAATTGAAATACATAAAGAATTAAAGAAGTATTTCGGCTTTAGCCAATTTAAAGGCTTGCAGGAGCAAGTCATTACGAGTATTTTAGGTAAAACGAATACTTTCGTAATTATGCCAACCGGCGGTGGAAAGTCTCTTTGTTATCAATTACCCGCTTTAATTCAGGACGGAACGGCAATTGTTGTTTCTCCTCTGATTGCCTTGATGAAAAACCAGGTTGATGCCATTCGAAGTCTTTCGTCTGAAAATGGAATTGCACACGTATTAAATTCATCTCTTACCAAAACAGAAATTGCTCAGGTTAAAAAAGATATTACTTCTGGATTAACTAAGCTTTTGTATGTAGCCCCTGAATCTTTAACTAAAGAAGAATATGTCTCTTTCCTGCAAAGTGTGCCTATTTCTTTTGTTGCAATCGATGAAGCCCACTGTATTTCAGAATGGGGTCATGATTTTAGGCCGGAATACAGAAATCTAAGACATATTATTAAGCAATTGGGGAAAGTGCCAATTATTGGTTTAACTGCAACTGCGACTCCAAAAGTTCAGGAAGATATCCTGAAAAACCTTGACATGTCTGATGCCAACACTTTTAAAGCATCATTCAACAGACCGAACTTGTATTATGAAGTTCGTACAAAAACTAAAAATATTGAATCGGATATTATTCGATTTATCAAACAGCATAAAGGTAAATCCGGAATTATTTACTGCTTAAGCCGTAAAAAAGTAGAATCGATTGCCGAAGTTTTACAAGTAAACGGAATCAGCGCTGTTCCTTATCACGCAGGATTGGATGCTAAAACCCGCGCCAAACATCAGGATATGTTTTTGATGGAAGATGTAGATGTCGTTGTAGCAACAATCGCTTTCGGAATGGGAATTGATAAACCGGACGTTCGTTTTGTAATTCATCATGATATTCCTAAATCGTTAGAGAGTTACTATCAGGAAACCGGTCGTGCCGGCCGTGATGGAGGAGAAGGACATTGTTTAGCTTATTACTCTTATAAAGATGTAGAAAAGCTGGAGAAATTCATGTCCGGAAAACCAGTTGCGGAGCAGGAAATTGGTTTTGCTCTTTTGCAGGAAGTGGTGGCTTACGCCGAAACTTCAATGTCACGCAGAAAATTCCTTCTTCATTATTTCGGAGAAGAATTTGACAGCGAAACAGGAGAAGGAGCAGATATGGATGATAATGTTCGCAATCCTAAAAGTAAAGTTGAAGCCAAAGAACAAGTGGTTAAATTACTCGAAATTGTTCGCGACACCAAACACATTTACAAATCAAAAGAAATTGTATTTACTTTAATTGGCCGTATAAATGCGGTTATTAAAGCACACAAAACCGATACACAGCCTTATTTTGGTTCAGGTTCAGATCATGATGAAAAATACTGGATGGCGTTGTTGAGACAGGTTTTGGTAACGGGACTATTGTCAAAAGACATTGAAACATATGGAGTGATTAAAATTACTCAGGAAGGTTTAGATTTTATCAAAAACCCGGTTTCGTTTATGATGTCTGAAGATCATGAATATACTGAAGCTGACGATGAAACTATTGTGACTGGAGGTAAATCTTCCGGTACAGCCGATGAAGTTCTTACGGGAATGCTTCGCGAGCTTCGTAAAAAAGTCGCCAAAAAATTGGGAGTTCCTCCATTTGTAGTTTTCCAGGACCCTTCTCTTGAAGATATGGCTTTAAAATATCCAATAACCATACAGGAATTATACAATATTCACGGTGTTGGTGAAGGAAAAGCTAAAAAATACGGAAGTGAATTCGTGGCTTTAATTGCTCGTTATGTTGAGGATAATGATATTATTCGCCCAGACGATTTAGTTGTAAAATCTACAGGAGTCAATTCTGCCAATAAATTATATATCATTCAGAATATCGACCGAAAATTACCATTGAACGACATTGCTTCTGCAAAAGGTCTTACTATGGATGCTTTAATTAAAGAAATGGAGCAAATCGTATATTCTGGAACCAAATTGAATATCAAATATTGGATTGATGATATGCTTGATGATGATCAGCAGGAAGAAATTCACGATTACTTCATGGAATCAGAATCGGATAAAATCGAAGACGCACTAAAAGAATTTGATGGTGATTATGATATTGATGAATTACGTTTAATGCGTATTAAGTTTATTAGCGAAGTAGCGAATTAA
- a CDS encoding KpsF/GutQ family sugar-phosphate isomerase codes for MISKENILAIAKKTILSESEAITKLIDFLDENFYEAVQRIYETKGRLIVTGIGKSAIIAQKMVATFNSTGTPSMFLHAAEAIHGDLGMIQNEDIIICISKSGNSPEIKVLVPLLKRFGNTLIAITGNTTSFLAKGSDFVLNTTVNTEACPINLAPTNSTTAQLVMGDALAVCLMEMRDFKPEDFAIYHPGGALGKKLLLRVKDMIEHSLKPAVTPDTSIKKAIFEISEKRLGVTAVIEDNKIVGIITDGDIRRMLNDVDTIADLTAKDIMSKNPKIVSSETMAVDALNILEDFSITQLIVADNGEYKGVLHLHDILKEGIV; via the coding sequence TTGATCTCAAAAGAAAATATATTGGCGATAGCTAAAAAAACAATACTCTCTGAAAGTGAAGCAATTACAAAACTAATTGATTTTCTGGACGAAAATTTCTACGAAGCAGTTCAGCGTATCTATGAAACCAAAGGCCGTCTAATCGTTACCGGAATCGGAAAAAGTGCCATCATTGCTCAAAAAATGGTTGCTACTTTTAACTCTACAGGAACACCATCAATGTTTCTGCATGCCGCAGAGGCCATTCATGGTGATTTGGGAATGATTCAAAACGAAGACATTATTATATGTATTTCTAAAAGCGGCAACAGTCCTGAAATTAAGGTTTTAGTCCCGTTATTAAAACGATTTGGAAATACCCTGATCGCTATTACAGGAAATACCACTTCATTTCTGGCAAAAGGTTCTGATTTCGTTTTAAATACAACTGTTAATACCGAAGCCTGCCCTATCAATTTAGCTCCAACAAACAGCACAACAGCACAGCTTGTTATGGGTGATGCATTGGCAGTTTGCTTAATGGAAATGCGAGATTTTAAACCTGAAGATTTTGCGATTTATCATCCTGGAGGTGCTTTAGGAAAAAAACTTTTGCTTCGTGTAAAAGATATGATCGAGCATTCCTTAAAACCAGCTGTTACTCCGGATACTTCAATCAAAAAAGCAATTTTCGAAATTTCTGAAAAAAGATTGGGAGTTACCGCAGTTATAGAAGACAATAAAATTGTTGGAATTATTACTGATGGAGACATCCGAAGAATGCTAAACGACGTAGATACTATAGCAGATTTAACAGCAAAAGATATTATGTCTAAAAATCCCAAAATAGTTTCGTCTGAAACTATGGCTGTGGATGCTTTAAACATTTTAGAAGACTTTTCGATTACACAATTAATCGTTGCGGATAATGGAGAATACAAAGGCGTATTACATTTACATGACATTTTAAAAGAAGGAATAGTATAA